In Priestia aryabhattai, a genomic segment contains:
- a CDS encoding IS3 family transposase, giving the protein YITYYNNARIQTKLNNRSPVQYRQMVV; this is encoded by the coding sequence ACTATATTACCTATTACAACAATGCCCGTATTCAAACGAAACTAAACAACCGGTCACCAGTACAATACCGGCAAATGGTTGTTTAA